The following are encoded in a window of Microcaecilia unicolor chromosome 14, aMicUni1.1, whole genome shotgun sequence genomic DNA:
- the LOC115458023 gene encoding putative mediator of RNA polymerase II transcription subunit 26, with translation MPFLISAIQDIIEVYLSYAHRECNLQKLNKEELKSLIQNEFADVIKNPNDPQTAVTVMKTLDDNRDGEVDFEEFMDLMSKVSKAYYKTFHKDQSQNTCRQQPTKPGQQKEPFTEQKDHFRQDTTPQKPTQQGECKQTDSLEQNVPQHQYKDDTPSKQDYLHQQDPIKPGQDKKDPIQQTPWKDQQGSNKTQVDQSQQSSSHQESWQKNQQKQDPVRQQGLSNEDSPKEYQQKQDPSQQQGFDKQATSQQKWSSQKDSWQEKHPTDNDEKHQQQPQPQHPSYQKDSKQNQTQDNNNSNLAQERQTQHQQSQYSVRQQEGQKSDLSQQQGIDNQATSQQKWSSQKDSWQEKHPTDNDEKHQQQPQPQHPSYQKDSKQNQTQDNNNSNLAQERQTQHQQSQYSVRQQEGQKSDLSQQQGIDNQATSQQKWSSQKDSWQEKYPTDKSGLPNDEKLKQQHQPQHPSYQKDNQTQDNNKSDLAQERQPQHQQPQYPVRQQDGQKSDLSQQQGFDKQTTSQQQQSSQQQWSSQQCSWQEKKYSNDEQDLSNDEKQQQQHQPQHPSYQKDSKQNQTQDNNNSNLAQERQPQHQQPQYPVRQQDGQKSDLSQQQGFDKQTTSQQQQSSQQQWSSQQCSWQEKKYSNDEQDLSNDEKQQQQHQPQHPSYQKIANKIKLKTITTQI, from the coding sequence aacCCAAATGATCCCCAGACTGCAGTGACTGTGATGAAAACCCTGGATGACAACAGGGATGGAGAAGTTGATTTTGAAGAGTTTATGGATCTAATGTCTAAAGTGTCCAAAGCTTACTATAAGACTTTTCACAAGGATCAATCACAAAACACTTGTCGACAGCAACCAACAAAGCCTGGACAGCAAAAAGAACCGTTCACTGAGCAAAAAGATCATTTCAGACAGGATACAACACCTCAGAAACCAACTCAACAAGGTGAATGTAAACAAACAGATTCACTGGAACAGAACGTGCCTCAACACCAGTATAAAGATGATACACCATCAAAACAAGATTATCTTCACCAACAAGATCCAATTAAACCAGGTCAAGATAAGAAAGATCCAATTCAACAAACTCCATGGAAAGACCAACAAGGATCAAATAAAACTCAAGTAGATCAATCTCAACAAAGTTCTTCCCACCAGGAATCATggcaaaaaaaccaacaaaaacaaGATCCAGTCAGACAACAAGGTCTGAGTAACGAAGACTCACCAAAAGAATATCAGCAAAAACAAGATCCATCACAACAACAAGGGTTTGATAAACAAGCCACATCTCAACAAAAATGGTCATCTCAGAAAGATTCATGGCAGGAAAAACATCCCACTGATAATGATGAAAAGCATCAACAGCAACCCCAGCCACAACACCCATCATATCAAAAAGATagcaaacaaaatcaaactcaaGACAATAATAACTCAAATTTAGCACAAGAAAGGCAAACACAGCACCAACAATCACAATACTCTGTTCGTCAACAAGAGGGGCAGAAATCAGATCTATCTCAACAACAAGGGATTGATAATCAAGCCACATCTCAACAAAAATGGTCATCTCAGAAAGATTCATGGCAGGAAAAACATCCCACTGATAATGATGAAAAGCATCAACAGCAACCCCAGCCACAACACCCATCATATCAAAAAGATagcaaacaaaatcaaactcaaGACAATAATAACTCAAATTTAGCACAAGAAAGGCAAACACAGCACCAACAATCACAATACTCTGTTCGTCAACAAGAGGGGCAGAAATCAGATCTATCTCAACAACAAGGGATTGATAATCAAGCCACATCTCAACAAAAATGGTCATCTCAGAAAGATTCATGGCAGGAAAAATACCCCACTGATAAATCAGGTTTACCTAATGATGAAAAGCTGAAACAGcaacaccagccacaacacccatCATATCAAAAAGATAACCAAACTCAAGACAATAATAAATCAGATCTAGCACAAGAAAGGCAACCACAGCACCAACAACCACAGTACCCTGTTCGTCAACAAGATGGGCAGAAATCAGATCTATCTCAACAACAAGGGTTTGATAAACAAACTACATCTCAGCAACAACAATCATCTCAACAACAATGGTCATCTCAACAATGTTCATGGCAGGAAAAGAAATACTCCAATGATGAACAAGATTTATCAAATGATGAAAAGCAGCAACAGcaacaccagccacaacacccatCATATCAAAAAGATagcaaacaaaatcaaactcaaGACAATAACAACTCAAATTTAGCTCAAGAAAGGCAACCACAGCACCAACAACCACAGTACCCTGTTCGTCAACAAGATGGGCAGAAATCAGATCTATCTCAACAACAAGGGTTTGATAAACAAACTACATCTCAGCAACAACAATCATCTCAACAACAATGGTCATCTCAACAATGTTCATGGCAGGAAAAGAAATACTCCAATGATGAACAAGATTTATCAAATGATGAAAAGCAGCAACAGcaacaccagccacaacacccatCATATCAAAAGATagcaaacaaaatcaaactcaaGACAATAACAACTCAAATTTAG